Proteins encoded together in one Carassius auratus strain Wakin unplaced genomic scaffold, ASM336829v1 scaf_tig00037437, whole genome shotgun sequence window:
- the LOC113083244 gene encoding uncharacterized protein LOC113083244 isoform X1 — MLSVFFGKKDELKKGELIRSTQTLHHYVHKYFKITNRLLEILDTHLNQSPSPAVEANESESIEKNCTRVRNVMSQILDVSEKENKHVQKEKHDLYEQIVFPGVSLKDKAAMIKDLHQKTMGLLGNVYGPVVAVRLANSDLGRVMPPVEQNEFQLVLSFALGDLLQSSARITELLCRSREKSLDEAIQLVEDVLSVLKTPCDSYNDILCEVEAYITILSENM, encoded by the coding sequence ATGCTGTCTGTGTTCTTTGGCAAGAAAGACGAGCTCAAGAAAGGAGAACTGATAAGGTCCACCCAGACCCTCCACCACTATGTGCACAAATACTTCAAGATCACCAACAGGCTTTTAGAGATACTCGACACTCACCTGAATCAAAGCCCTTCCCCTGCAGTGGAAGCAAATGAGAGTGAAAGCATTGAGAAAAACTGCACCAGGGTAAGAAATGTTATGAGCCAGATCCTGGATGTTTCTGAGAAGGAGAACAAACATGTCCAAAAGGAGAAACATGATCTTTATGAGCAGATTGTCTTCCCTGGAGTGTCACTGAAGGACAAGGCTGCAATGATAAAGGATCTGCATCAGAAGACCATGGGACTCTTGGGGAATGTCTACGGCCCTGTAGTCGCTGTTCGACTGGCAAACAGTGATCTGGGGCGGGTGATGCCTCCAGTGGAACAGAATGAATTTCAGCTTGTTCTGTCATTTGCTCTGGGGGATCTACTACAGAGCAGTGCAAGAATCACTGAGCTTCTGTGTAGATCAAGAGAAAAGAGCCTGGATGAAGCCATACAGTTGGTGGAAGATGTACTGTCCGTTCTGAAGACGCCCTGCGACTCCTACAATGACATTCTGTGTGAAGTGGAAGCCTACATCACCATCTTATCTGAAAACATGTAG
- the LOC113083244 gene encoding single-pass membrane and coiled-coil domain-containing protein 3-like isoform X2: MSWSVIFYPGNPERRERLIRKSQELRELMKNNFRATNQLIEALKEHLGLSFRPVALNEKATVKENCDVIIERIHEIQAEVEKIDQKMKAKLEPTLYEKLKKMSLSVPDYQLLSGSVGAVCGVAGSAAVIAVGWLIKNEKILTTMRSTFGLIKTTALAAVVVGVLFMGIDMIISAILGGIERDQLERALEEYDRALEEFRPASEKYQDSITYVRMRLEMGQ; this comes from the coding sequence atgtctTGGAGTGTTATCTTCTACCCTGGAAATCCCGAAAGAAGGGAAAGACTTATCCGCAAAAGCCAAGAGCTTCGAGAACTGATGAAAAACAACTTCCGAGCCACCAACCAACTCATTGAGGCTCTTAAGGAACACTTAGGCTTGTCCTTCAGGCCAGTCGCCTTGAATGAGAAAGCTACTGTGAAGGAGAACTGTGATGTAATCATTGAACGCATACATGAGATCCAGGCAGAAGTAGAGAAGATTGACCAGAAGATGAAGGCGAAGCTGGAACCGACGCTGTATGAGAAACTGAAGAAAATGTCTCTGTCTGTTCCTGACTATCAACTATTATCAGGAAGTGTTGGTGCAGTTTGTGGTGTTGCAGGCTCTGCTGCCGTTATTGCCGTTGGTTggctaattaaaaatgaaaaaattctgACAACCATGAGATCGACCTTtggtttaataaaaacaactgctCTAGCCGCTGTTGTAGTTGGGGTGTTATTCATGGGGATCGATATGATTATTAGCGCCATTCTAGGAGGTATTGAACGTGATCAACTGGAGAGGGCCCTGGAAGAGTATGACAGGGCTTTGGAAGAATTCAGGCCAGCGTCTGAAAAATATCAGGATAGTATAACCTATGTCAGGATGAGACTTGAGATGGGTCAATAA